The window TTGTAAATGCTGAGATATGGACCCATAATGCTAGGGCTGCAGCTGTAGTTCATGTGACAGATGATTCAACAGGCTGTGCAATTAATGATCCAAAACGTCTCTCAACAATAAAGGAATTACTTTATAATGTTCTCAAAGGAAGTGATGAATTGAAAACAGCAAAAACAATGCTTTCAGCTCCAGGTGTTATGCATAGGGAGAGAAGGTTGCATCAAATCATGTTCGCAGATAGGGACTATGAAAGGGTTGAGAGGGCAGGAGTAAGGGCAGTAGAGGATGGGAGCTCAAGACCACAAGTTAGTCTGTTGAATATTGAGAAAGATTACACCGTTATTACCATGAGGTCAAAAGATCGGCCAAAGCTATTGTTTGATATAGTCTGCACTCTTACAGATATGCAATATGTTGTTTTTCATGGAATGGTCAACACAGGAAGGATGGAAGCTTATCAGGTGAGATAGTTTTAGTAAAGTAGCTGATGAAATGGCTAGTGAACCCATTTTGACAAAACCAGAACAACTTTTATGAAATAGCAGTCCTATTAGCCAGTGATATAATATTGATCAACTTTAAGAATTTGACAAGTCGATGCTAGTGAAACCACTAGTGTAGGTTGATGCTGATGATGTAATCCATTTTGTGTTGGAATTCTACTCAGTTGAGCACAAGTTAATATGCTTAGATTTGCTGACTCAACTGAGTTAATGACATTgactctttttctctttcccaTTAAACAGAAAAATTCTGTTTGTTGTAGGAATTTTATATTCGACATGTGGATGGGCTCCCCATTAGCTCGGAAGCTGAGCGTGTTCGTGTTATACAATGTCTTGAAGCAGCCATTGAGAGGAGGGCATCTGAGGTACAGAAACCACCCCTCTCACTCAACCCCCTACACGCGCacatgaaaaaacaaaaaataagaaacttgATTATGGTAACCATGCTTACACTCGTGATATAATACTTTGCAACATTTTGTGGTATAGGGGCTGATGCTAGAATTGTGCACTGAAGACCGACTTGGACTCCTGTCTGACATCACTCGGATATTCCGGGAAAACAGCTTGTGTATCAAGAGAGcattaatttcaacaaaagGTGGCAAGGCCAAGGACACCTTCTATGTCACAGATGTGACAGGAAACCCGGTTGATCCCAAGATCATCGATTCTATTCGTCGACAGATCGGACAGAGCGCGCTACAGGTGAAACATAACTCAAACCTCACACCTAAACCACCTCATCAGGAGACAACAATGGGTTATTTCTTCGGAAACCTATTTAAAGCACGAACTTTTCAGAATTTCAAGTTAGTCAGATCATACTCTTGATTTCTCTCCCTGTATAGTCCCCCTTTGAAGCAGATATTTGTACAGGAATATCAGATATCAACTCAAACGATATACATGGGgagcaagaaaaagaaaactctGTAAATCACTTTCTCCCTTGCTTAGTTCTAATGTCCTGATACTGCAAaggaaaacagaaaaagaCTTAGCCAGTCACTACACTGTAAAAGTTACTGCTGTTATTTGTATATCTTTCATTGTATCTCTTGTAAGTAATCTCTGTACAGTGTAATATTTTGCAAACTTTACATGGATTGTACAAAGCTAGAAGTTTGTATAGAAAGTAGCCtcaatgaagaagaaaaaagaaagaaataaatatgttgtgaatataaaattattatgtatatgaagcattcctttcttttctttctttagaaGTTTACAATTTGTGGAACGGTACGCTGCTTTGGGATTCGATAGAGAGATAGGCCGAGTATCATCTTTCTTCTCTAGTTTGTTTCGTAACTAGTTCGTGACTCAGTCATGAGACGGGTGACTGACTTAGCAAATAGAATAGGCCGAGCATTGATCTCCGCATCCAACCATGCAATCCCAACTCGGACATGGACTGCATCTCTCGAGCAGACTCTTCACCGACTCGGTTGTCGTGACTCACTCAGTCCGTCATTGGTCGCCCGAGTCATCGACTCGTTCCTCTCCACTCACCACTGCCTAGCCCTCGGCTTCTTCAACTGGGCTTCTCAGCAACCTGGATATTGCCACGATTCAATCTCATATCAATCAATTCTCAAATCTCTCTCGTTTTCCCGCCAATTCAATGCCGTTGAAACCCTTTTGAAGCAAGTCAAGGCCCAGAAACTATCTCTAGATTCCTCGGTTTATCGCTTTATTATTAGTTCTTTGatcaaaggaaagaaaacccAGAACGCGGTTTGGGTTTTTAATGAAGTTAACTCGCCGAGTGCAGAACTTGGAGCTGAGTTATGTAACTCGCTTTTGGCTGCTTTAGTTTCTGATGGGTACTTTGCTCATTCCCAGAaagtgtttgatgaaatgtttcaaAAAGGTGTTGTTTTTAATACAATTGGGTTTGGATTATTTATTTGGAGCTTTTGTAAGAATGGTGAATTGAATAAAGTTTTAAGTTTGTTGGATGAAGCAAAAAAGGGGAGTTCTTGGGAGGTTAATGGATCAATTATCGCGGTTTTGGTAGTTCATGGACTTTGTTTTTCATCAAGAGAATCGGAGGCTTTGTGGGTATTGGATGAGTTGAGAAGTAGAGGTTGCAAACCTGATTTTATAGCTTACAGGATTGTAGCTGAAGCGTTCAGAAAGAGTAGCAGTGTGGTTGAGAGGGAGTTGgttttgaagaagaagagaaagctaGGGGTGGCTCCAAGGAGTAATGATTATCGAGAGTTTATCTTAGGGCTGATTTCGGAGAGACGGATATGTGAAGCGAGGGATTTAGGTGAAGTGATTGTGAGCGGGAATTTTCCTGTTGAAGATGATGTTTTGGATGCGTTGATAGGATCGGTTTCGAGTATTGATCCTGGCTCAGCAATtatgtttttgaattttatggtTGGGAAAGGAAAATTACCGACTTTGATAACTTTGAGTAATTTGAGTAGGAATCTATGCAAGCATGGCAAGGTTGATGAATTGTTGGAGGTTTATCAGGTTTTGTCTTTTCATGATTATTTCTTGGATATGGAGAGTTACAATGTGATGGTTTCATTCTTGTGCACGGCTGGGAAAGTAAGAGAGGCTTATGAGGTACTTCAGGAGATGAAGAAGAAGGGGTTAGGCCCAAATGTCTTCTTTTACAATTCCCTAATGGAAGCATGTTGTAGAGAAGACTTAGTGCGTCCTGCCAAAAGATTATGGGATGAGATGTTTGCAAGTGGGTGCGCAGGAAACTTGAACACTTACAATATCCTCATTGGAAAGCTCTCACAGATAGGGGAAGTTGAAGAGGCTCTGTGCCTCTTTCAGCATATGGCAGAGAAAGGGGTAGCACCTGATGGGACAACTTACACAAACCTTCTTGAAGGGCTTTGTCAAGAATC is drawn from Theobroma cacao cultivar B97-61/B2 chromosome 4, Criollo_cocoa_genome_V2, whole genome shotgun sequence and contains these coding sequences:
- the LOC18601056 gene encoding pentatricopeptide repeat-containing protein At5g14080; translation: MRRVTDLANRIGRALISASNHAIPTRTWTASLEQTLHRLGCRDSLSPSLVARVIDSFLSTHHCLALGFFNWASQQPGYCHDSISYQSILKSLSFSRQFNAVETLLKQVKAQKLSLDSSVYRFIISSLIKGKKTQNAVWVFNEVNSPSAELGAELCNSLLAALVSDGYFAHSQKVFDEMFQKGVVFNTIGFGLFIWSFCKNGELNKVLSLLDEAKKGSSWEVNGSIIAVLVVHGLCFSSRESEALWVLDELRSRGCKPDFIAYRIVAEAFRKSSSVVERELVLKKKRKLGVAPRSNDYREFILGLISERRICEARDLGEVIVSGNFPVEDDVLDALIGSVSSIDPGSAIMFLNFMVGKGKLPTLITLSNLSRNLCKHGKVDELLEVYQVLSFHDYFLDMESYNVMVSFLCTAGKVREAYEVLQEMKKKGLGPNVFFYNSLMEACCREDLVRPAKRLWDEMFASGCAGNLNTYNILIGKLSQIGEVEEALCLFQHMAEKGVAPDGTTYTNLLEGLCQESKFESAFEIFNKSVEQDMMLAQSILRTFVIHLCRKGQFLVASKLLCGLSSDIIHSDSHVVMLKCLADAKEIQFAIQHIQWIQETSPSMLQTIFTKLAASLSSTSRPDSIEQLLQAIQEKCLLDSNMYSWKDTGC
- the LOC18601055 gene encoding ACT domain-containing protein ACR6, whose translation is MDDEYAKLIRRVNQPRVVIDNNSSEDATVIQVDSVNRHGILLEVVQVLTDMNLVITKAYISSDGGWFMDVFNVVDNDGNKIGDKEVIDYIQRRIETSAGFVPSRRGSVGVMPSEEHTSIELAGTDRPGLLSEVCAVLADLHCNVVNAEIWTHNARAAAVVHVTDDSTGCAINDPKRLSTIKELLYNVLKGSDELKTAKTMLSAPGVMHRERRLHQIMFADRDYERVERAGVRAVEDGSSRPQVSLLNIEKDYTVITMRSKDRPKLLFDIVCTLTDMQYVVFHGMVNTGRMEAYQEFYIRHVDGLPISSEAERVRVIQCLEAAIERRASEGLMLELCTEDRLGLLSDITRIFRENSLCIKRALISTKGGKAKDTFYVTDVTGNPVDPKIIDSIRRQIGQSALQVKHNSNLTPKPPHQETTMGYFFGNLFKARTFQNFKLVRSYS